The genomic interval ATGAATCTGCTGCCGATTCCCGTGGTGGACGGGGGCGTCATTCTCTTTCTGCTGATTGAAAAAATCAAAGGCAGCCCCATCCCCGAAAAAATCCAGGCCGGGATAACTTATGCCGGTGTGGTCTTTCTGCTGGCCGTCTTTTTGTGGATTACCTACAACGACATTCATCGAATCTTTTTTGGTTCCTGATGCCGAATGGTCGAACGAAACGCCAGCCCGGAGCCGAACCAGCCGTCGGAGCAGACAGCCGCTCGGAGCGTTCCGGCCCCTGTCGGCGGCATCAGCGTCATCATTCCGGCTTACAATGCCGAAACAGTGATTCGGCGGGCGATTGACAGCGTTTTGGCTCAAACCCTCCCGCCCTGCGAGATTATCGTCGTGGATGACGGCTCCGCCGACGGCACCCGTCAAGCCGTTCAATCCTACGGCGGCCGCATCCGGTATATCCGTCAGGACAATCAGGGCGCCAGCGCCGCCCGCAATGCGGGAATTCAGGCGGCTTCAGGCGAATGGATTGCCTTCCTCGATGCCGATGATGAATGGCTGCCCGACCGACTGGCCCTTCAGGTCCGGCTGCTTCAGCACTATCCTTTTCTCAACTGGGTCACGGGCAATTTCTACCGCTGCCGATGCCGGCGCGGACATCGCCAAACACCCGATTTGCCGCGGTCTCGTCAAGAGGCCCTGTTGAATGTCCTGAACGGTCGGCCCTTTTTCGACAGCTACTTTTCCGCTCATCAGCACAGCGCCATGGGCTGCACGGACACCATGCTGATTCGGCGGGACCTTTTGCAGAAGGCCGGGCTGTTTCTGGTCGGCCAAAAACGAATTAACGATGTGGACCTGTGGCTGCGGATTGCCTATCTCCGCCAGCCGCTCGGATATGTCTTCGAACCGCTGGCGGTCTATCATCTGGACACAGAAGGAAGCATCCTGAAGGCCCATCGTCAGCCGGACCATATAGACCTCTTTCTCCGGCGGCATTTTGAACTGGCCGAGCAGGCCGGAATGCTTGAAGCGTTTCGCCCCTGTGCGGCGGCCATGCTCGGCTGGTGGTTGGGACAGCGCCTCCGGGAAGGCGACGGAAAGCAGGTCCGGTTCCTCCTGAACAAATATCGGAGTCTCTTTTCCGCTTCTTCTTACCGCAAACTGTACCTCTCCTCCTTTTGCCCACGGACGGCGGCGCTGTATAATCACTGGAAGGAATCTTGGAAAAAACGTCGGGAGAATCAGGCCGAATGAAGCCGGTGGATGTGGTCATTCCGCTTTACAACAAGGAAGGAACGATTCTTCGGGCCGTCCGCTCCGTCCAGCAGCAGACCTATCCGCACTGGCGGCTGATTGTCATTGACGACGGCTCGACCGACGAAGGACCTCAGCGGGTTCTGCAGCTGAACGATTCCCGAATCCTTCTGATTCACCAGGCCAATCAGGGCCCCGGCGCCGCCCGCAATCGGGGCATTGAAGCGGCTCAGGCCCCGTACATCGCTTTTCTGGACGCCGACGACCAGTGGTACCCCGACTATCTGCAAAACGGAATTGCAGCCCTCGAAAACCAGCCGGCGGCCTCTTTTGCAGGCACGATGTACGAAGAATGGCCGCGGCGGATTGAAATGACCGGTTACTGGCTCCGCCGAGGCGTCAAACCCGGACTCTATCAGCTCACCGGCCGTGAGCCCGCCCCGCTGGCCGAGGCCCTGATGATGTTTTTCCACGTGGGCACCACCATTCTTCGCACCGACATCGCCCGCAAGTACGGCGGCTTCTACACGGAAAACAAATGCACCTTCGGCGAAGATACCGTCTTTCTTGCCCGGCTGGTTTTTAATGAACCCTTCCTGATTCTTCCCTCCGTCTCCGTACGGCACAACCGGCAGGACAGCGCCCTGTCCAATGATATATCTCGGGCCGTCGCCCCGATTCTTTGGAATCCCTCCCTGCTGCTGGACTGGTGCCCTCCGGAGAAAAAGAAGCTGGCGGAGGATGTGCTTTGTTATCTGGCGCTGCGCACCGCCCATCATCAGGCCCGAAACGGATTTCGAAAAACCGCCGCAGACCTGCTGGAGCGCTTCCCGAATGCCCGGCAGTTCAAGGGCCTCTATCAGCTCTGCCGAGTCCAGATTGCCTTCAGCCCGCTGCTGAAATACTGGGTGCTTTTCAAGCGGTTCGGCGGATTGTATATTCGACCGCCGATTCAGCGCTTCTGGCGGAAGCTGACGGGAAAACCGATTCGAGACCCGGAACAAACCCGGGAGCCCTTATGAATATCAGTGTCATCATTCCGGCTTACAACAATGAGCAGCATTTGAGCCGAGCGATTCACAGTGTGCTGGCTCAGAGCCGTCCGGCCGATGAAATCATTGTGGTGGATGACGGCTCAACCGACCGAACGGCAGAGGTGGCCGCTGCCTTCGGAGACAAAATCCGCTGTATCCGTCAGGACAATCGAGGCCCCGGTGCGGCACGCAATGCCGGCATTCAGGCGGCATCGGGCGAATGGATTGCCTTTCTGGACGCTGATGACGAATGGCTGCCGGATAAACTGGCCCTGCAGACCGAACAGCTGCAAAAGCATCCCCAGCTGCAATGGACCTGCGGCAACTACATCGAATGCCTTTGTCAGGACGGACGCCGGGCCCCCGCCCTCCCGGAACAGCGGATTCTTGCCGTCCTAAACGGCGGACAAATCAGCCCCGATTATCTGAAAACCTACCCCAAAGACCTCACCGGCCACACAGATACGATGCTCATTCGCCGGTCGGTTCTTCAGGAGGCGGGCGGCTTTTCGGATCTGCGGCGGTTTGAAGACCTCGACCTGTGGCTCCGCATCGCCTACAGACATCCGCAAATCGGCTATACGGCTCGTCCGCTGGCCATTCACCACCTCGAAGCGGGCCGGCATACGTCCGTCATCTATCCCGCCGCAGATGCAGCCCGGCTCCTGATTCAGCGGCATCTGGAAACGGCCGCCCGGATGAATCGGCTGGATGCCTTTCGTCCGCTGGCAGTTTTTCTCCTCCGCAGGTGGATGCGGGGAATGCTGTTTGAGCCGGCAAACGCCTCTCAGATTCGGACCCTGCTGAAGGATTTTTCCGACCTGCTGCCAATCGGCGTCCGCCTGCAATATACCCTGCTGACCGTCTTTCCTTCTCTGACCGCCGTCGGCTGCCGCAGTCTTTCCTTTGTTGTCCGCAAGATGGGACTTCGCCGACGGGTTGTCCGCAAACCGCCGCCTCTATCCGGATAAACCGCTATGACCGCTCAATCCCCCATCCAAATCGCTGCCCTGACCGGCGGACTGGAAACCGCCTCCACCCGCTTTCGCGTCCGCCAGTACATCCAGCCCCTGAGCCGATTCGGCATCACCGTCACGGAATACATCCCCCGCTGGGGAGAAAGCTGCGGCCTGCCCAGTCCATTTAAGATGGCCGCCCGAATCCCCGCCCTGTTCCAATCCCGCCGGGCCGACCTCATCTGGCTCAGCCGGGAGCTGGTGCAGGGCTATGCCACCTTTGAGCGGCTTCTGAAGCGTCCCCGCATTCTCGATGTGGACGATGCGATTTGGCTTCGCCCGCCGCTGGGCCGCCTCGGTCAGCCCTGGGTCGCCCGCGGGATGGATGCCGTCATTGCCGGCAACGATTACCTGGCCGACTACTACAGCCGCTACTGCCGAAGCATTTTCGTTGTTCCGACCGGAATCGACACCCGGCGGTTTACACCGAAGCCGGCTTCCGACGAATCCCCCGAGCCGTTTGTCATCGGCTGGACGGGTCTGCGCTCCAACTACAAATACCTGCGCCCCATTGAGCCGATTCTCCGGCGATTTCTGGATGCACACCCGGACAGCCGCCTGATGCTGATTTCCAATGCACCCTGGAAATCCGACCTGATTGCACCCGAACGGATTGACTTTCATTTCTGGAACCCCGTGGACGAAAGCCGCCTGCTTCACCGCATGACGGTCGGCCTGATGCCCCTTCCGGATGACCCCTGGACGCGAGGCAAATGCAGTTTCAAAATGCTTCAGTACATGGCGGCGGGTCTGCCCGCCGTGGTCTCTCCCGTCGGAATGAACCGCCAGGTCCTCGAAAAAGGGGATGTCGGCTTGGCCCCCCAAACCCCGGACGAATGGTACGACGCCCTCGAAGTCCTCTATCAGAATCCCTCCCTTCGGCAGGCCATGGGCCGGGCCGGTCGACGGGTTGTGGAACAATTCTTCTCCACTGAAATTCTCACCGAACGTCTGGCGGAAATCTTCCGTCTTGTCCTCGGAAGCGGCAAAACTCCGCCGCATCATTGAGCGGCCGTCCTGCCGCCGGCACCCGCGGCAAGGGTCCGCAGAATCTTCTTGTACTGTTCGGCCAGCTCCGAAATGTTGTGATGCCGCCGAACATACCCCAGCCCGTTTTGCCCGATTTCCAGATAGCGCTGCCGCTCCAGCAAAAAGGCAAGCCCTTTGACCAGCCGCTCCATCGACCCGCCGCAGGCCAGACCGCACTGGCGGCTTGTCAGAAACTGGTCCGGATTGACCTGCCAGGACAAAATAGCGGTGCCGGCCGCCGCCGCCTGAATGAACGTATTCGGAAAGCCCTCGGCATCCGAGGTATTCACGAAAACCTTGGCGCCGGCAAAAAAACGCCCCAGTTCAAAAAAATCGACATCCGGATAGAACCGCAGGTTGGGTGTCGATTCGGCCTGCCGGCGCAGCGCTTCATACTCCGTATCACCGGTGGCCGGCCGGCACACCATCACAAACGATTCCTGCGGAAAATGCCGGGCCAGCTCCACAAACCGCTCCGGATG from Anaerohalosphaeraceae bacterium carries:
- a CDS encoding glycosyltransferase family 2 protein, encoding MKPVDVVIPLYNKEGTILRAVRSVQQQTYPHWRLIVIDDGSTDEGPQRVLQLNDSRILLIHQANQGPGAARNRGIEAAQAPYIAFLDADDQWYPDYLQNGIAALENQPAASFAGTMYEEWPRRIEMTGYWLRRGVKPGLYQLTGREPAPLAEALMMFFHVGTTILRTDIARKYGGFYTENKCTFGEDTVFLARLVFNEPFLILPSVSVRHNRQDSALSNDISRAVAPILWNPSLLLDWCPPEKKKLAEDVLCYLALRTAHHQARNGFRKTAADLLERFPNARQFKGLYQLCRVQIAFSPLLKYWVLFKRFGGLYIRPPIQRFWRKLTGKPIRDPEQTREPL
- a CDS encoding glycosyltransferase family 4 protein, with protein sequence MTAQSPIQIAALTGGLETASTRFRVRQYIQPLSRFGITVTEYIPRWGESCGLPSPFKMAARIPALFQSRRADLIWLSRELVQGYATFERLLKRPRILDVDDAIWLRPPLGRLGQPWVARGMDAVIAGNDYLADYYSRYCRSIFVVPTGIDTRRFTPKPASDESPEPFVIGWTGLRSNYKYLRPIEPILRRFLDAHPDSRLMLISNAPWKSDLIAPERIDFHFWNPVDESRLLHRMTVGLMPLPDDPWTRGKCSFKMLQYMAAGLPAVVSPVGMNRQVLEKGDVGLAPQTPDEWYDALEVLYQNPSLRQAMGRAGRRVVEQFFSTEILTERLAEIFRLVLGSGKTPPHH
- a CDS encoding glycosyltransferase family 2 protein, with amino-acid sequence MVERNASPEPNQPSEQTAARSVPAPVGGISVIIPAYNAETVIRRAIDSVLAQTLPPCEIIVVDDGSADGTRQAVQSYGGRIRYIRQDNQGASAARNAGIQAASGEWIAFLDADDEWLPDRLALQVRLLQHYPFLNWVTGNFYRCRCRRGHRQTPDLPRSRQEALLNVLNGRPFFDSYFSAHQHSAMGCTDTMLIRRDLLQKAGLFLVGQKRINDVDLWLRIAYLRQPLGYVFEPLAVYHLDTEGSILKAHRQPDHIDLFLRRHFELAEQAGMLEAFRPCAAAMLGWWLGQRLREGDGKQVRFLLNKYRSLFSASSYRKLYLSSFCPRTAALYNHWKESWKKRRENQAE
- a CDS encoding glycosyltransferase family A protein, translating into MNISVIIPAYNNEQHLSRAIHSVLAQSRPADEIIVVDDGSTDRTAEVAAAFGDKIRCIRQDNRGPGAARNAGIQAASGEWIAFLDADDEWLPDKLALQTEQLQKHPQLQWTCGNYIECLCQDGRRAPALPEQRILAVLNGGQISPDYLKTYPKDLTGHTDTMLIRRSVLQEAGGFSDLRRFEDLDLWLRIAYRHPQIGYTARPLAIHHLEAGRHTSVIYPAADAARLLIQRHLETAARMNRLDAFRPLAVFLLRRWMRGMLFEPANASQIRTLLKDFSDLLPIGVRLQYTLLTVFPSLTAVGCRSLSFVVRKMGLRRRVVRKPPPLSG